Proteins from a genomic interval of Schistocerca piceifrons isolate TAMUIC-IGC-003096 chromosome 3, iqSchPice1.1, whole genome shotgun sequence:
- the LOC124788304 gene encoding nicotinamide riboside kinase 1 codes for MKKWLVIGVSGVTCGGKTTVARSLHESLPGSYLLCQDDYFLPPDSSKHTWIPTLNHINWEIMSSVDMNKMWADIKRITQFNFLQHFSHCKIHEEKSSNDLPLMNFEALAGELPLHILIIEGFLVLNYQPIVEICHLKYYLTLTRDQCWERRKVRIYDPPDVPGYFDVCVWPEYEKHRDEVFQTVADVHIIDGTNDVRQVVSNIFLDIMKYKKITM; via the coding sequence ATGAAAAAGTGGCTTGTAATTGGTGTCTCAGGTGTAACGTGTGGTGGGAAGACAACAGTTGCACGTTCTTTGCATGAAAGCCTTCCAGGTTCATATCTCTTGTGCCAGGATGACTATTTTCTGCCTCCAGATAGCAGCAAGCATACATGGATCCCAACACTGAACCACATAAACTGGGAGATAATGTCAAGTGTTGATATGAACAAAATGTGGGCAGACATTAAAAGAATTACCCAGTTTAATTTCCTGCAGCATTTTAGCCATTGCAAAATACACGAAGAAAAAAGTAGTAATGACCTACCACTGATGAATTTTGAAGCTTTAGCAGGTGAATTACCACTTCATATCTTAATAATTGAAGGATTTTTGGTATTAAATTATCAGCCGATTGTGGAAATTTGtcacttaaaatattatttaacCCTTACCAGGGATCAATGCTGGGAAAGAAGGAAAGTTCGTATCTATGATCCCCCTGATGTACCTggttattttgatgtgtgtgtttggcCTGAGTATgaaaaacacagggatgaagtttttcagactgttgctGATGTTCATATTATAGATGGTACAAATGATGTGAGGCAAGTTGTGTCTAATATATTTCTTGAcataatgaaatataagaaaattacaatgtGA